One Punica granatum isolate Tunisia-2019 chromosome 3, ASM765513v2, whole genome shotgun sequence genomic window carries:
- the LOC116198807 gene encoding coleoptile phototropism protein 1-like: MYKHPLSSSWERPHFTKKIKKITSPESAAMSKPFTGAELCWFDDACILDMDYFVQMLSGIEAKGVRPDLIGSIIAHYASKWLPDLSGDDSVASGQGLARSSDDPDSPESLTAQWMKKRFFVETLVGILPPEKDSVPSNFLLRLLRTACMVEADPSCLAELEQRVAGQLEGASLKELMIPCFSHTCGMLLDVGLVMRLVKRFVAVDEAAAAMRSGAALVKVAKLTDGYLAEAALEPNLTVAEFVALARALPSHARAMDDGLYRAIDTYLKAHPSLSKQERKALCGLMDSRKLSAEASVHAAYNERLPIRAVIQVIFSKHNKLSQYLDWSGSFNGSRNPNATLEQPLRCVSKREATAQQAEIRKLREDVNRLQGLCNVMQFQIDRLQMEKKKGFFRWKKLGLMPSFRNLGGVVIDKVEEGEGRPETEAGLGRFTPVDMKTRLVKGRSGRTPPKWKKSMS, translated from the exons ATGTATAAGCATCCCCTATCTAGCAGCTGGGAGAGACCGCACTTCactaagaaaataaagaagatAACCTCACCGGAATCAGCCGCCATGTCCAAGCCGTTCACTGGGGCGGAGCTCTGCTGGTTTGACGACGCATGCATCCTCGACATGGACTATTTCGTTCAGATGCTATCTGGCATCGAGGCCAAGGGTGTCCGGCCAGACCTGATTGGATCTATCATTGCCCACTATGCCTCCAAGTGGCTACCTGACCTCTCTGGAGATGACTCGGTTGCCTCTGGGCAGGGCCTTGCCCGCTCCAGTGACGACCCGGACTCACCAGAGAGCCTCACGGCTCAGTGGATGAAGAAGCGGTTCTTTGTGGAGACGCTTGTGGGGATCCTCCCACCGGAGAAGGATTCTGTCCCATCCAATTTTCTCCTCCGCCTCCTCCGCACTGCGTGCATGGTTGAGGCTGACCCGAGCTGCCTCGCGGAGCTGGAGCAGAGGGTGGCAGGGCAGCTCGAGGGAGCCTCCCTCAAGGAGCTGATGATCCCGTGCTTCAGCCACACGTGCGGGATGCTGCTCGACGTGGGGCTGGTGATGAGGCTGGTGAAGAGGTTCGTGGCCGTGGATGAGGCTGCAGCGGCCATGAGGAGCGGGGCAGCACTGGTCAAGGTGGCCAAGCTCACCGATGGGTACCTGGCAGAGGCTGCTCTGGAGCCGAACCTGACAGTGGCGGAGTTCGTGGCTCTAGCTAGGGCCTTGCCCAGCCATGCACGGGCCATGGACGACGGGCTGTACAGAGCCATCGACACTTATCTCAAG GCGCATCCAAGCTTGTCAAAGCAAGAGAGGAAGGCTCTTTGTGGACTGATGGATAGTCGAAAGCTCTCAGCAGAGGCATCCGTCCACGCAGCGTACAATGAGCGCTTGCCCATTAGAGCGGTCATCCAAGTCATCTTCTCGAAGCACAACAAGCTGAGCCAGTATCTCGACTGGAGTGGCTCATTCAATGGGTCCCGCAACCCCAATGCCACCTTGGAGCAACCTTTGCGGTGCGTCTCGAAGCGGGAAGCCACTGCCCAGCAGGCTGAAATAAGGAAGCTGAGGGAGGACGTGAACCGTCTCCAGGGTCTGTGCAATGTGATGCAATTCCAGATCGACCGGCTGCaaatggagaagaagaaagggttCTTTAGGTGGAAGAAGTTGGGTTTGATGCCTTCTTTTAGGAACTTGGGTGGGGTGGTCATAGATAAGGTGGAAGAAGGTGAAGGCAGACCAGAAACAGAGGCCGGGTTAGGGAGGTTCACGCCGGTGGACATGAAGACCAGGCTTGTCAAGGGCAGGTCCGGCAGGACTCCACCCAAGTGGAAGAAATCTATGTCATGA